Proteins encoded by one window of Planktothrix tepida PCC 9214:
- the murG gene encoding undecaprenyldiphospho-muramoylpentapeptide beta-N-acetylglucosaminyltransferase, with translation MSQTPIRLLIAASGTGGHLFPAIATAENLSDFEIEWLGVPDRLERELVPPEYPLHTISVEGFQQRFGFGTLRILAKFALSLVQVTSLLKTGQFRGVFTTGGYIAAPAIIAARFLGLPVILHESNALPGKVTRNFGPWCNTVALGFAAAVPYLANAKTVVVGTPVRSAFMQASEPLSFFLPDDVPVIVVVGGSQGAVSVNNWVRQAAPSWFEAGAWVVHLTGDNDPDVEALNHPQYIKMPFYNNMAALLKRANLAVSRAGSGTLTELAITHTPSILIPYPFAAEDHQTYNANVFAEAGASFVFQQKDLTADLLASKVLYLLQSPQQLKQMAKATATVAVTNSAQQLGDLIRNLII, from the coding sequence TTGAGTCAAACACCCATTCGCTTACTGATTGCTGCTAGTGGTACAGGGGGACATTTATTTCCGGCGATCGCCACTGCCGAAAACCTGTCAGATTTTGAGATAGAATGGCTGGGTGTGCCTGATCGCTTAGAACGGGAATTAGTTCCCCCCGAATATCCCCTGCATACGATTTCCGTTGAAGGCTTCCAACAACGCTTCGGTTTCGGAACCTTAAGAATTTTAGCAAAATTCGCCCTTTCCCTCGTACAAGTCACCTCTCTCCTCAAAACAGGACAGTTCCGAGGGGTATTTACCACAGGGGGATATATTGCAGCACCTGCTATTATCGCGGCTCGTTTCCTGGGTCTACCTGTGATTTTACATGAGTCTAACGCCTTACCGGGTAAGGTGACTCGGAATTTCGGCCCTTGGTGTAATACCGTTGCTTTGGGGTTTGCGGCGGCTGTTCCTTACCTAGCCAATGCCAAGACCGTTGTGGTTGGAACCCCCGTGCGTTCGGCTTTTATGCAAGCGTCTGAACCCTTGTCTTTTTTCCTACCGGATGATGTTCCGGTTATTGTGGTGGTGGGAGGAAGTCAAGGTGCGGTGAGTGTGAATAACTGGGTGCGACAGGCGGCTCCTAGTTGGTTTGAAGCCGGGGCTTGGGTGGTACATTTAACCGGAGACAATGACCCGGATGTTGAAGCGTTAAACCATCCTCAATATATTAAAATGCCCTTCTACAATAATATGGCAGCCCTCTTAAAACGGGCAAATTTAGCAGTGAGTCGGGCAGGTTCAGGAACCTTAACCGAATTAGCCATTACCCACACTCCTTCGATTTTAATTCCCTATCCCTTTGCGGCTGAAGATCATCAAACTTATAACGCCAATGTTTTTGCTGAAGCGGGTGCATCCTTCGTCTTTCAACAAAAGGATTTAACCGCCGACTTGCTGGCAAGTAAAGTTTTGTATCTGCTGCAATCACCCCAACAGTTAAAACAAATGGCTAAAGCCACAGCGACCGTCGCCGTTACCAATAGCGCCCAACAATTAGGGGATTTAATCCGAAATTTAATAATTTAA
- a CDS encoding ABC transporter substrate-binding protein — protein MIYFSRRLLRLGIVLSIFLILLSNCQGIHQKQDNVIHLSLWQSVNPPPNRDVFERLVNKFNQTHPDIQIESIFIGQPQLPKILTAVVGNSPPDLLVYDPQTTGQFAELGAIQPLDEWVENLPFKSDIVPGLFEQLSLEGHIWSSPLYTANLGIFYRPKLFQLAGITELPKTWEEFRQVAKKLTIDRNGDRRPEQYGLLLPLGKGEWTVFSWFPFLLSAGGEILTNNQPNFINPGAIHALQFWQDLIKEGSATLSQPERGYEEADFISGRVAMQITGPWTYITKSNVDYQVFPIPTDIKPSTVTATGNIFVMKTTSEREKAALKFLEFVLSEEFQTEWAMGTDFLPVNLKSVQSQDYQEYLKSRSWLKVFVEQMSVAGSRPIIAGYTRISDTLGSAIEATLLGQSSAESALKEAQKRLEVIFGGK, from the coding sequence ATGATATACTTTTCTAGAAGGTTATTACGGCTAGGAATTGTTCTTAGTATATTTCTCATATTGTTATCGAATTGTCAGGGGATTCATCAAAAACAGGATAACGTCATTCATTTAAGCCTTTGGCAATCCGTCAATCCTCCTCCAAACCGGGATGTGTTTGAAAGATTAGTGAATAAATTTAATCAAACCCATCCTGATATTCAGATAGAATCTATCTTTATTGGTCAGCCTCAATTGCCAAAAATATTAACAGCCGTTGTCGGGAATTCCCCACCGGATTTGTTAGTATATGACCCCCAAACCACCGGTCAATTTGCGGAATTAGGGGCAATTCAACCCTTAGATGAATGGGTGGAAAATTTACCCTTTAAATCTGATATTGTTCCCGGTTTATTTGAGCAATTGAGCTTAGAGGGTCATATTTGGTCAAGTCCCTTATACACGGCTAATCTTGGTATTTTTTACCGACCGAAGTTGTTTCAATTGGCAGGAATTACAGAACTTCCTAAAACTTGGGAAGAATTCAGACAAGTGGCGAAAAAGCTGACGATTGACCGCAATGGAGATAGAAGACCTGAACAATATGGACTGTTATTGCCATTAGGAAAAGGAGAATGGACGGTCTTTAGTTGGTTCCCATTTTTATTAAGTGCTGGAGGCGAAATCTTAACGAATAATCAACCCAATTTTATCAATCCAGGGGCTATTCATGCCTTACAGTTCTGGCAGGATTTGATCAAAGAAGGTTCAGCGACTCTTTCTCAGCCAGAACGGGGTTATGAAGAGGCGGATTTTATATCAGGTCGAGTAGCCATGCAAATTACTGGGCCTTGGACTTATATCACCAAGTCTAACGTTGATTATCAGGTGTTTCCCATACCGACTGATATTAAACCCTCTACGGTTACAGCAACGGGCAATATTTTTGTGATGAAAACCACCTCAGAACGAGAAAAAGCCGCTTTAAAATTCTTAGAATTTGTTTTAAGTGAGGAATTTCAAACCGAATGGGCAATGGGAACGGATTTTTTACCAGTCAATCTCAAATCTGTGCAAAGTCAAGACTACCAAGAATACCTCAAATCAAGATCTTGGTTAAAAGTATTTGTAGAGCAAATGTCCGTAGCGGGTTCTCGTCCCATTATAGCCGGATATACTCGAATTTCTGATACTTTAGGTAGCGCAATTGAGGCAACTTTATTAGGTCAATCTTCGGCTGAATCTGCATTAAAAGAAGCACAGAAACGATTAGAAGTGATTTTTGGGGGAAAGTGA
- a CDS encoding pentapeptide repeat-containing protein — translation MKFAAVTTTVVMMILGLTVPAQAENPAHLKQLLETKNCPGCDLSGAQLVGVNLQGANLRDANLNGANLQGANLNEVNFNRAGLTEANLESASLIAAKLHGANLERANLSHSNLSLAGLVIASLNHANLSHANLIGANLESADLTGANLRNAQQSVATLGEVKLQEGSLYGFDISGVNLRDANLTGANLTGANLTASDLAGATLENTTMINANLMNIRR, via the coding sequence ATGAAATTCGCAGCAGTAACCACCACAGTAGTGATGATGATCTTGGGTTTAACTGTTCCCGCTCAAGCTGAGAACCCCGCCCATCTCAAGCAGCTATTGGAAACGAAAAACTGCCCTGGATGTGATCTCAGTGGCGCTCAATTAGTCGGTGTGAATCTTCAGGGTGCTAACCTCCGAGATGCCAACTTAAATGGAGCTAACTTACAAGGTGCTAATCTCAACGAAGTCAATTTTAATCGAGCAGGATTAACTGAAGCGAATTTAGAAAGTGCCAGTCTGATTGCTGCTAAATTACATGGTGCTAATTTAGAACGTGCTAATTTGAGCCATTCTAACTTGAGTTTAGCAGGTTTAGTGATTGCCAGTTTAAACCATGCTAATTTAAGTCATGCTAATTTAATTGGGGCAAATTTAGAGAGTGCAGATTTAACAGGTGCTAACCTAAGAAATGCTCAACAATCCGTTGCAACTTTAGGTGAAGTGAAGTTACAAGAAGGCAGTTTATATGGATTTGATATCAGTGGTGTGAATTTACGCGATGCTAATTTAACAGGGGCTAATCTCACAGGGGCTAATTTAACGGCTTCAGATTTAGCCGGAGCTACCTTAGAAAATACCACCATGATTAATGCAAATCTCATGAATATTCGTCGGTAA
- a CDS encoding DUF760 domain-containing protein, whose translation MVFNPDFLKSDVQETAENPLLTYLQSQHPDVLATVAQSASSEIKEIISKNVQGLVGVLPSDHFDVQITTNRENLAGLLASAMMTGYFLRQMEQRMHLEENLSRTNSIDSK comes from the coding sequence ATGGTTTTTAACCCTGACTTTCTCAAATCTGATGTTCAAGAGACCGCCGAAAACCCGTTGTTGACCTACCTGCAAAGTCAGCATCCTGATGTTTTGGCAACGGTTGCTCAGTCTGCCAGTTCAGAAATTAAAGAAATTATTAGTAAAAACGTTCAAGGATTAGTCGGGGTATTACCCTCCGATCACTTCGACGTGCAGATTACAACCAACCGGGAAAACTTGGCAGGTCTGTTAGCATCAGCAATGATGACGGGTTACTTTTTACGTCAGATGGAACAACGGATGCACTTAGAAGAAAACCTCTCTCGAACGAATTCGATTGACTCCAAGTAA
- a CDS encoding IS701 family transposase yields MDVELQMIKHLARDAQPTVSVIDEYCQGYKDLFPEVRSYECFKYLHLGIISPIPRKSLPEIAKIVGIRSPQSLHHFLANSPWSARELKERRLARTLKALKGEKIIVIIDETGDRRKGKKTDYIARQYLGSVGKTDRGIVSVNAYGVYKNITFPLVFRVFKPKGTLKEGDVYKTKIEIASEILTELVDWGFQIELVLADSLYGESSSFISTLDQFQIPWVLAIRSNHGVWMSSEQKVRANKWCKFERIFSNQESETRYIREIIFGKRSTRTYWEITTDPETMPETSTSFVMTNLTEKRSQMKKTLGNLYGLRTWVEYGFRQCKQELGWTDYRLTDFPDIEKWWEIIFCVYLMISFNSEVFRSLSQGSPRESESKKNTTDCSTHQQWNHKEGWKNVLNNLRLIIQPTIILWLIVPWLDIFPDRHLLVGFHKLIENINQFQSYFPNG; encoded by the coding sequence ATGGATGTAGAATTACAGATGATCAAACATTTAGCCCGAGATGCACAACCAACAGTTTCAGTGATTGATGAATATTGTCAAGGTTATAAAGACCTATTCCCAGAAGTGAGAAGTTACGAATGTTTTAAATACTTACATCTAGGAATTATCTCACCAATTCCGAGAAAATCTTTACCGGAAATTGCTAAAATAGTAGGAATTAGGTCGCCACAATCACTGCATCATTTCTTAGCCAATTCGCCTTGGTCAGCAAGGGAATTAAAGGAAAGAAGATTAGCCCGAACTCTAAAAGCATTGAAAGGAGAGAAGATTATAGTAATAATTGATGAGACAGGAGATAGGAGAAAGGGAAAAAAAACCGACTATATAGCTAGACAATACTTGGGAAGTGTGGGCAAAACAGATCGGGGAATAGTATCAGTTAATGCTTACGGTGTTTATAAAAATATAACCTTTCCTTTAGTGTTTAGAGTATTTAAACCCAAAGGAACATTAAAAGAAGGAGATGTCTACAAAACTAAGATTGAAATCGCATCAGAAATTCTAACAGAATTGGTTGATTGGGGATTTCAGATTGAATTGGTATTAGCAGATAGCCTTTATGGTGAAAGTAGTTCGTTTATCAGTACATTAGATCAATTTCAAATTCCTTGGGTACTAGCAATAAGAAGTAATCATGGAGTCTGGATGTCAAGCGAGCAGAAAGTTAGAGCCAACAAATGGTGTAAATTTGAGAGGATTTTTAGCAATCAAGAATCAGAAACCAGATATATTAGAGAAATCATATTTGGGAAAAGAAGTACAAGAACCTATTGGGAAATTACCACAGATCCAGAAACGATGCCAGAAACATCAACTTCGTTTGTCATGACAAATTTAACAGAGAAGAGAAGCCAGATGAAAAAGACATTAGGTAATTTATACGGGTTAAGAACATGGGTGGAATATGGATTTCGACAATGTAAACAAGAACTGGGTTGGACTGATTATCGGTTGACGGATTTTCCCGATATAGAAAAATGGTGGGAAATCATTTTCTGTGTGTATTTAATGATTAGTTTCAACTCCGAAGTTTTCCGGTCTTTAAGTCAAGGCAGTCCCCGAGAATCTGAGAGCAAAAAAAACACCACCGATTGCTCAACTCATCAACAATGGAATCACAAAGAGGGATGGAAAAATGTTTTAAATAATCTGCGTTTAATAATTCAGCCTACTATTATATTGTGGTTGATTGTCCCGTGGCTAGATATTTTTCCCGACCGCCATTTATTAGTGGGTTTTCATAAATTAATTGAGAATATTAATCAATTTCAATCTTATTTTCCCAATGGATAA
- a CDS encoding HhoA/HhoB/HtrA family serine endopeptidase has translation MDLSFKQFTVYLALLSLGGGAGWLGSRYVQTNNPTQLSATVAVVKPLPTVAPPTVLEQQVIDRSSPNFIAEAAEIVGPTVVRIDATRKTEQDVPDAFKNPLFKRFFGAQIPTPEERVRRGTGSGFILHSDGRIITNAHVVDGADSVQVTLNDGRVFEGKVKGVDPITDVAAVKIESKELPTAPIGFSENLVPGQWAIAIGNPLGLDNTVTIGIISATGRSATQVGIPDKRVRFIQTDAAINPGNSGGPLLNDQGHVIGINTAIRANAQGLGFAIPIETAIRIASQLFTKGKADHPYIGVQMVELSPTVKAEMDQQLEVSLTQDTGVIVVRVVEESPAAQGGILKGDILVKVDGVAVNTPSQVQEQIETKAVGEELPIEINRQGQQKTLILKTGVFPEFALAGEFNN, from the coding sequence ATGGATTTATCTTTCAAACAGTTTACGGTATATCTGGCTTTACTCTCCCTCGGAGGAGGGGCAGGATGGTTAGGCAGTCGCTATGTCCAAACTAACAACCCCACCCAATTATCGGCGACCGTCGCCGTCGTCAAACCCTTACCAACTGTTGCTCCTCCAACGGTTTTAGAACAACAGGTCATTGACCGTAGTAGTCCGAATTTTATTGCCGAAGCCGCAGAAATTGTAGGCCCGACGGTGGTTCGCATTGATGCCACTCGCAAAACAGAACAAGATGTCCCGGATGCGTTTAAAAATCCTCTGTTTAAACGCTTCTTTGGCGCTCAAATCCCCACCCCAGAAGAACGAGTTCGTCGAGGTACCGGTTCAGGATTTATACTGCATTCCGATGGCCGAATTATTACCAATGCTCATGTTGTGGATGGGGCCGATAGCGTTCAAGTCACGTTAAATGATGGTCGCGTTTTTGAAGGGAAAGTTAAAGGGGTTGATCCCATAACGGATGTAGCGGCGGTCAAAATTGAGAGTAAGGAGTTACCCACAGCCCCCATTGGGTTCTCGGAGAATTTAGTTCCGGGACAGTGGGCCATCGCCATTGGCAATCCTTTAGGATTAGATAATACCGTTACCATTGGCATTATTAGCGCCACAGGTCGTTCGGCTACCCAGGTTGGCATTCCTGATAAACGAGTTCGCTTCATTCAAACCGATGCCGCCATTAACCCTGGAAATTCTGGGGGGCCCTTGTTAAACGATCAAGGTCATGTAATTGGGATTAATACAGCAATTCGAGCGAATGCTCAAGGGTTAGGATTTGCCATTCCCATTGAAACAGCGATTCGGATTGCCAGTCAACTGTTTACCAAGGGTAAAGCCGATCATCCTTATATAGGGGTGCAAATGGTGGAACTGAGTCCGACGGTCAAAGCGGAAATGGATCAACAACTGGAAGTGAGTCTCACCCAAGATACCGGGGTGATTGTGGTACGGGTGGTAGAAGAGTCTCCGGCGGCTCAAGGCGGAATTCTCAAGGGAGATATTTTGGTGAAAGTGGATGGCGTTGCGGTCAACACTCCGTCTCAAGTTCAAGAGCAAATTGAAACCAAAGCCGTCGGAGAGGAACTTCCGATTGAAATTAATCGCCAGGGTCAACAAAAAACCCTAATCCTTAAAACCGGGGTGTTCCCCGAATTTGCTTTAGCCGGGGAATTTAATAATTAG
- a CDS encoding LysM peptidoglycan-binding domain-containing M23 family metallopeptidase — MRFERLGIVLLGLIANLMGIFASPVPSVKSQEAQQEAQAVCPSPVLSRLKRHRLAAGETVDSIARQYNLIPATLLGMNPILQRGSAPLGAEILIPPYNGIQVEIPPGRSWQEVVQAYNARPDVVFEVNGCQTQPIALFLPGVNWSPKGPPVPAFSVLSGYPLPQPTSIQMGYGWQLNPVLGRVVFHSGLDLTATVGTPVLSVGAGKIAFAGEREGYGKLVVVNHGSGKQTRYAHLDTINVKVGQPVNLGDVLGTVGTTGQPDSDPSHLHFEIRYNSDLGWISEDPNPYFRGR, encoded by the coding sequence ATGAGGTTTGAACGCTTAGGAATAGTATTGTTGGGATTGATCGCAAATCTGATGGGGATATTCGCGAGTCCTGTACCCTCGGTGAAGTCACAAGAAGCTCAACAAGAAGCTCAAGCAGTTTGTCCATCCCCGGTCTTATCTCGTTTAAAACGTCATCGTCTGGCTGCTGGGGAAACGGTGGACAGTATCGCCCGCCAATATAATTTAATTCCCGCAACGTTACTGGGGATGAATCCGATTTTACAACGGGGGTCAGCGCCTCTGGGAGCAGAAATTCTGATTCCACCTTACAATGGCATTCAAGTGGAAATTCCCCCAGGTCGGTCTTGGCAAGAAGTCGTTCAAGCTTATAATGCTCGTCCTGATGTGGTTTTTGAAGTCAATGGTTGTCAAACTCAACCCATAGCGTTGTTTCTTCCCGGTGTGAATTGGTCGCCCAAAGGCCCCCCTGTTCCTGCTTTCTCCGTCCTATCGGGCTATCCTCTCCCCCAACCGACCAGCATACAAATGGGTTATGGTTGGCAATTAAACCCGGTTTTGGGTCGCGTGGTGTTCCACAGTGGTTTAGATTTAACCGCAACGGTGGGAACTCCGGTGTTATCTGTTGGAGCAGGAAAAATTGCTTTTGCAGGCGAACGGGAAGGTTATGGAAAATTAGTAGTTGTTAATCATGGGTCGGGAAAACAAACCCGTTATGCTCATCTGGATACAATTAATGTAAAAGTCGGTCAACCCGTTAATTTAGGGGATGTATTAGGGACAGTGGGAACCACCGGACAACCGGATAGTGACCCATCCCATTTGCATTTTGAAATTCGTTATAACTCCGATTTAGGATGGATTTCAGAAGATCCCAATCCTTATTTTAGGGGGAGATGA